A single window of Silurus meridionalis isolate SWU-2019-XX chromosome 11, ASM1480568v1, whole genome shotgun sequence DNA harbors:
- the stard13a gene encoding stAR-related lipid transfer protein 13 isoform X6, with protein sequence MKLDVGFPKKRSEDWDEDDLLAISNRWTFEWSSRRWSRLQDVDFILGARDLRRNVSSESVLTDLSEPEICSLHSEDSLSAMLESASHSPLSMPQYQDPPYYNTLPAKSGRHKRTRAKDFLRRMETLGRSWGALRACPERRSITISGPILQSEPEALRTLRCIQNLNGETIKNENTPTASNCPSFFTTSVETSQSETSSSSESKREMKKHIPEKHKTSKRAGMYMENLNVLSHNSQKRRSIEQNCRNEFHSYEDLMVHIPKDHKPGTFPKALSIESLTLANGEAGKLSVQDSDQHQQLRNRKWAGRENRLMTRCCPRSSRISIYDNVPGSHLYASTGDLMDIEREEDLFPHLDDILQHVNGLQQIVDHWSKNVLPEEEGEGNRGRDHAIMNAQSSSQFTLDFEGTSMNTPSDGDRDGVSLNETDLLSTRERRDSGVGASLTRPRLRWPSFRISNRLSQSGTTLQISSQSAGQLSLLQKFSLLRLTAIMEKYSVSNKHGWTWSVPKFMKRMKGPDYRDKGVYGVPLVHHVQRYGQPLPLCLQLALRYLRRQCLDQVGLFRKSGVKSRIQALRQMCECSPESVDYEDQCAYDVADMVKQFFRDLPEPLLTSKLGETFLHIYQHVPKEQRLQAVRAAIMIMADENREVLQTLLCFLSDVTSSVEENQMTPMNLAVCLAPSLFHLNVMKNDSLSPRSIQRKYSTGRPDQKDLNENLAATQGLAHMITECNQLFEVPQDMIAQSRNSYVEAEVQAPPLDELCKQLQLHVEEEEEEEEEEEEEEEGSYRCHMEGLIQNLQKEARDNSKCWMNQPTTNNVELAFRKVGDGTPLRRWRVSVEVEAPPSVLLNRVLRERHLWDSDLLQWKVLETLDKQTEVYQYALNSMAPHPSRDFVVLRMWQTDLPNGACALVAVSIDHEDSATMGGVRGIVLESHYLLEPCGSGKSRLIHICRADLKGKSPEWYNKAFGHICAAQAARIRNSFQPLDTEGPETKI encoded by the exons AGTGAGGACTGGGATGAGGACGACCTGCTGGCCATCAGCAACAGATGGACATTTGAGTGGAGCAGCCGCCGCTGGTCACGCCTGCAGGACGTAGATTTCATCCTGGGGGCAAGAGATCTGCGGAGGAATGTGAGCAGTGAGAGTGTCCTGACGGATCTCAGCGAACCTGAGATCTGCTCGCTGCACAGTGAGGACTCTCTTTCTGCCATGCTCGAGTCTGCATCTCACAGCCCTTTAAGCATGCCCCAGTATCAAGATCCACCTTACTACAACACACTCCCTGCAAAGAGTGGTCGACACAAGCGCACTCGCGCCAAGGACTTCCTTCGGCGGATGGAGACTCTGGGCCGCTCTTGGGGGGCATTGCGGGCATGTCCGGAGCGGCGCTCCATCACAATTAGTGGGCCAATTCTGCAGAGTGAACCAGAGGCTCTACGAACGCTACGCTGCATCCAAAATCTTAACGGAGAGACAATTAAGAATGAAAACACACCAACAGCTAGCAACTGTCCATCCTTTTTCACCACCAGTGTAGAGACCAGCCAATCTGAAACTAGCAGCAGCAGTGAGAGCAAGCGCGAGATGAAAAAGCATATtccagaaaaacacaaaaccagCAAACGTGCAGGCATGTATATGGAAAATCTGAATGTGCTTTCTCATAACAGCCAAAAGAGGAGATCAATAGAACAAAATTGCAGAAATGAATTTCATTCATATGAGGATTTGATGGTACACATCCCAAAGGACCACAAGCCTGGGACTTTTCCCAAAGCACTCTCCATTGAAAGTTTGACTCTAGCCAATGGGGAGGCAGGGAAACTGAGTGTTCAAGATTCAGATCAGCATCAGCAATTGAGGAACAGGAAATGGGCAGGGCGTGAGAATCGTCTCATGACACGCTGCTGCCCACGAAGCAGCCGCATTAGCATTTATGACAATGTACCAGGTTCACACCTGTATGCCAGCACTGGAGATTTGATGGACATAGAAAGAGAGGAGGACCTGTTCCCACACCTGGATGACATTCTGCAGCATGTTAATGGCCTGCAGCAGATTGTGGATCACTGGTCCAAAAATGTGCTGCCTGAGGAAGAAGGTGAAGGTAATAGGGGACGGGACCATGCGATAATGAACGCTCAGTCTTCTAGTCAGTTCACGTTGGATTTTGAAGGGACTTCAATGAACACACCTAGTGATGGAGATAGAGATGGAGTTTCTTTGAATGAAACAGATCTTTTAAGCACAAGAGAGCGGCGCGACTCAGGGGTTGGCGCATCACTCACTCGGCCTCG TCTCAGGTGGCCCAGTTTCAGAATATCCAATCGCCTCAGTCAATCCGGAACTACATTACAGATCTCCAGCCAATCAGCAGGCCAGCTCAGCTTGCTGCAAAAGTTCTCATTGCTGCGACTGACAGCCATCATGGagaaatattcagtgtccaacAAGCATGGCTGGACGTG GTCAGTGCCAAAGTTCATGAAGCGGATGAAGGGACCAGATTACAGGGATAAGGGTGTGTATGGAGTGCCTTTAGTTCACCATGTGCAGCGCTACGGCCAGCCTCTACCTCTCTGCCTGCAACTAGCACTGCGCTACCTTCGGAGACAATGCCTTGACCAG GTGGGTCTTTTCCGTAAGTCTGGGGTAAAATCTCGAATCCAAGCACTGAGACAGATGTGTGAATGTTCTCCAGAAAGTGTAGACTATGAGGATCAGTGTGCATACGACGTGGCCGACATGGTAAAGCAGTTTTTCCGAGACCTTCCTGAGCCACTGCTTACCAGCAAACTCGGAGAGACCTTTCTCCATATATATCAGC ACGTCCCTAAAGAGCAGCGCTTGCAGGCAGTGCGTGCCGCCATTATGATAATGGCAGATGAGAACCGTGAAGTGCTGCAGACCCTGCTGTGTTTCCTGAGTGATGTCACTTCCTCTGTAGAGGAGAACCAGATGACGCCGATGAACCTGGCTGTGTGCCTTGCGCCATCTCTATTTCATCTGAATGTTATGAAGAATGACAGCCTTTCACCAAG GTCAATCCAGCGAAAGTATAGCACAGGACGCCCTGACCAAAAGGATCTTAACGAGAACCTTGCTGCCACTCAGGGGCTCGCCCACATGATCACTGAGTGTAATCAACTCTTTGAG GTTCCTCAGGACATGATTGCTCAATCAAGGAACTCATATGTGGAGGCTGAGGTACAGGCGCCCCCTTTGGACGAGCTTTGCAAACAGCTACAGTTACAtgtggaagaggaagaagaagaggaggaggaggaggaggaggaggaggaaggctCCTATCGTTGCCACATGGAGGGGCTGATCCAGAACCTCCAAAAAGAAGCCAGAGACAATTCTAAGTGCTGGATGAACCAACCCACTACTAACAATGTGGAGCTTGCATTCAGAAAG GTGGGTGATGGAACGCCATTGCGGCGGTGGCGCGTCTCGGTTGAAGTGGAGGCTCCACCGTCTGTGCTGCTAAACCGGGTTCTGCGAGAGCGTCACCTGTGGGACAGTGATCTCCTACAGTGGAAGGTTCTAGAGACACTGGATAAGCAGACTGAAGTGTATCAGTATGCACTTAACAGCATGGCTCCTCACCCGAGTAGAGACTTTGTGGTACTCAG gATGTGGCAAACAGACCTACCAAATGGTGCGTGTGCATTAGTGGCAGTTTCCATTGATCACGAAGATAGTGCAACTATGGGAGGAGTTCGGGGCATCGTTCTGGAGTCACACTACCTGCTTGAGCCCTGTGGGTCTGGAAAGTCGAGACTCATACACATCTGCAGAGCAGATCTGAA GGGGAAGTCTCCTGAGTGGTATAACAAAGCCTTTGGCCACATATGTGCTGCCCAGGCAGCTCGCATTCGCAACTCCTTCCAACCTCTGGATACTGAAGGCCCTGAGACCAAGATCTGA
- the stard13a gene encoding stAR-related lipid transfer protein 13 isoform X4, giving the protein MYYLGHCKVQLKMDIVTVEIEAKEACDWLRAAGFPQYAQLYEDSQLPIELSAVEKDHDFLDKDLVEPLCRRLQTLNKCASMKLDVGFPKKRSEDWDEDDLLAISNRWTFEWSSRRWSRLQDVDFILGARDLRRNVSSESVLTDLSEPEICSLHSEDSLSAMLESASHSPLSMPQYQDPPYYNTLPAKSGRHKRTRAKDFLRRMETLGRSWGALRACPERRSITISGPILQSEPEALRTLRCIQNLNGETIKNENTPTASNCPSFFTTSVETSQSETSSSSESKREMKKHIPEKHKTSKRAGMYMENLNVLSHNSQKRRSIEQNCRNEFHSYEDLMVHIPKDHKPGTFPKALSIESLTLANGEAGKLSVQDSDQHQQLRNRKWAGRENRLMTRCCPRSSRISIYDNVPGSHLYASTGDLMDIEREEDLFPHLDDILQHVNGLQQIVDHWSKNVLPEEEGEGNRGRDHAIMNAQSSSQFTLDFEGTSMNTPSDGDRDGVSLNETDLLSTRERRDSGVGASLTRPRLRWPSFRISNRLSQSGTTLQISSQSAGQLSLLQKFSLLRLTAIMEKYSVSNKHGWTWSVPKFMKRMKGPDYRDKGVYGVPLVHHVQRYGQPLPLCLQLALRYLRRQCLDQVGLFRKSGVKSRIQALRQMCECSPESVDYEDQCAYDVADMVKQFFRDLPEPLLTSKLGETFLHIYQHVPKEQRLQAVRAAIMIMADENREVLQTLLCFLSDVTSSVEENQMTPMNLAVCLAPSLFHLNVMKNDSLSPRSIQRKYSTGRPDQKDLNENLAATQGLAHMITECNQLFEVPQDMIAQSRNSYVEAEVQAPPLDELCKQLQLHVEEEEEEEEEEEEEEEGSYRCHMEGLIQNLQKEARDNSKCWMNQPTTNNVELAFRKVGDGTPLRRWRVSVEVEAPPSVLLNRVLRERHLWDSDLLQWKVLETLDKQTEVYQYALNSMAPHPSRDFVVLRMWQTDLPNGACALVAVSIDHEDSATMGGVRGIVLESHYLLEPCGSGKSRLIHICRADLKGKSPEWYNKAFGHICAAQAARIRNSFQPLDTEGPETKI; this is encoded by the exons AGTGAGGACTGGGATGAGGACGACCTGCTGGCCATCAGCAACAGATGGACATTTGAGTGGAGCAGCCGCCGCTGGTCACGCCTGCAGGACGTAGATTTCATCCTGGGGGCAAGAGATCTGCGGAGGAATGTGAGCAGTGAGAGTGTCCTGACGGATCTCAGCGAACCTGAGATCTGCTCGCTGCACAGTGAGGACTCTCTTTCTGCCATGCTCGAGTCTGCATCTCACAGCCCTTTAAGCATGCCCCAGTATCAAGATCCACCTTACTACAACACACTCCCTGCAAAGAGTGGTCGACACAAGCGCACTCGCGCCAAGGACTTCCTTCGGCGGATGGAGACTCTGGGCCGCTCTTGGGGGGCATTGCGGGCATGTCCGGAGCGGCGCTCCATCACAATTAGTGGGCCAATTCTGCAGAGTGAACCAGAGGCTCTACGAACGCTACGCTGCATCCAAAATCTTAACGGAGAGACAATTAAGAATGAAAACACACCAACAGCTAGCAACTGTCCATCCTTTTTCACCACCAGTGTAGAGACCAGCCAATCTGAAACTAGCAGCAGCAGTGAGAGCAAGCGCGAGATGAAAAAGCATATtccagaaaaacacaaaaccagCAAACGTGCAGGCATGTATATGGAAAATCTGAATGTGCTTTCTCATAACAGCCAAAAGAGGAGATCAATAGAACAAAATTGCAGAAATGAATTTCATTCATATGAGGATTTGATGGTACACATCCCAAAGGACCACAAGCCTGGGACTTTTCCCAAAGCACTCTCCATTGAAAGTTTGACTCTAGCCAATGGGGAGGCAGGGAAACTGAGTGTTCAAGATTCAGATCAGCATCAGCAATTGAGGAACAGGAAATGGGCAGGGCGTGAGAATCGTCTCATGACACGCTGCTGCCCACGAAGCAGCCGCATTAGCATTTATGACAATGTACCAGGTTCACACCTGTATGCCAGCACTGGAGATTTGATGGACATAGAAAGAGAGGAGGACCTGTTCCCACACCTGGATGACATTCTGCAGCATGTTAATGGCCTGCAGCAGATTGTGGATCACTGGTCCAAAAATGTGCTGCCTGAGGAAGAAGGTGAAGGTAATAGGGGACGGGACCATGCGATAATGAACGCTCAGTCTTCTAGTCAGTTCACGTTGGATTTTGAAGGGACTTCAATGAACACACCTAGTGATGGAGATAGAGATGGAGTTTCTTTGAATGAAACAGATCTTTTAAGCACAAGAGAGCGGCGCGACTCAGGGGTTGGCGCATCACTCACTCGGCCTCG TCTCAGGTGGCCCAGTTTCAGAATATCCAATCGCCTCAGTCAATCCGGAACTACATTACAGATCTCCAGCCAATCAGCAGGCCAGCTCAGCTTGCTGCAAAAGTTCTCATTGCTGCGACTGACAGCCATCATGGagaaatattcagtgtccaacAAGCATGGCTGGACGTG GTCAGTGCCAAAGTTCATGAAGCGGATGAAGGGACCAGATTACAGGGATAAGGGTGTGTATGGAGTGCCTTTAGTTCACCATGTGCAGCGCTACGGCCAGCCTCTACCTCTCTGCCTGCAACTAGCACTGCGCTACCTTCGGAGACAATGCCTTGACCAG GTGGGTCTTTTCCGTAAGTCTGGGGTAAAATCTCGAATCCAAGCACTGAGACAGATGTGTGAATGTTCTCCAGAAAGTGTAGACTATGAGGATCAGTGTGCATACGACGTGGCCGACATGGTAAAGCAGTTTTTCCGAGACCTTCCTGAGCCACTGCTTACCAGCAAACTCGGAGAGACCTTTCTCCATATATATCAGC ACGTCCCTAAAGAGCAGCGCTTGCAGGCAGTGCGTGCCGCCATTATGATAATGGCAGATGAGAACCGTGAAGTGCTGCAGACCCTGCTGTGTTTCCTGAGTGATGTCACTTCCTCTGTAGAGGAGAACCAGATGACGCCGATGAACCTGGCTGTGTGCCTTGCGCCATCTCTATTTCATCTGAATGTTATGAAGAATGACAGCCTTTCACCAAG GTCAATCCAGCGAAAGTATAGCACAGGACGCCCTGACCAAAAGGATCTTAACGAGAACCTTGCTGCCACTCAGGGGCTCGCCCACATGATCACTGAGTGTAATCAACTCTTTGAG GTTCCTCAGGACATGATTGCTCAATCAAGGAACTCATATGTGGAGGCTGAGGTACAGGCGCCCCCTTTGGACGAGCTTTGCAAACAGCTACAGTTACAtgtggaagaggaagaagaagaggaggaggaggaggaggaggaggaggaaggctCCTATCGTTGCCACATGGAGGGGCTGATCCAGAACCTCCAAAAAGAAGCCAGAGACAATTCTAAGTGCTGGATGAACCAACCCACTACTAACAATGTGGAGCTTGCATTCAGAAAG GTGGGTGATGGAACGCCATTGCGGCGGTGGCGCGTCTCGGTTGAAGTGGAGGCTCCACCGTCTGTGCTGCTAAACCGGGTTCTGCGAGAGCGTCACCTGTGGGACAGTGATCTCCTACAGTGGAAGGTTCTAGAGACACTGGATAAGCAGACTGAAGTGTATCAGTATGCACTTAACAGCATGGCTCCTCACCCGAGTAGAGACTTTGTGGTACTCAG gATGTGGCAAACAGACCTACCAAATGGTGCGTGTGCATTAGTGGCAGTTTCCATTGATCACGAAGATAGTGCAACTATGGGAGGAGTTCGGGGCATCGTTCTGGAGTCACACTACCTGCTTGAGCCCTGTGGGTCTGGAAAGTCGAGACTCATACACATCTGCAGAGCAGATCTGAA GGGGAAGTCTCCTGAGTGGTATAACAAAGCCTTTGGCCACATATGTGCTGCCCAGGCAGCTCGCATTCGCAACTCCTTCCAACCTCTGGATACTGAAGGCCCTGAGACCAAGATCTGA
- the stard13a gene encoding stAR-related lipid transfer protein 13 isoform X5 has product MLQEIEAKEACDWLRAAGFPQYAQLYEDSQLPIELSAVEKDHDFLDKDLVEPLCRRLQTLNKCASMKLDVGFPKKRSEDWDEDDLLAISNRWTFEWSSRRWSRLQDVDFILGARDLRRNVSSESVLTDLSEPEICSLHSEDSLSAMLESASHSPLSMPQYQDPPYYNTLPAKSGRHKRTRAKDFLRRMETLGRSWGALRACPERRSITISGPILQSEPEALRTLRCIQNLNGETIKNENTPTASNCPSFFTTSVETSQSETSSSSESKREMKKHIPEKHKTSKRAGMYMENLNVLSHNSQKRRSIEQNCRNEFHSYEDLMVHIPKDHKPGTFPKALSIESLTLANGEAGKLSVQDSDQHQQLRNRKWAGRENRLMTRCCPRSSRISIYDNVPGSHLYASTGDLMDIEREEDLFPHLDDILQHVNGLQQIVDHWSKNVLPEEEGEGNRGRDHAIMNAQSSSQFTLDFEGTSMNTPSDGDRDGVSLNETDLLSTRERRDSGVGASLTRPRLRWPSFRISNRLSQSGTTLQISSQSAGQLSLLQKFSLLRLTAIMEKYSVSNKHGWTWSVPKFMKRMKGPDYRDKGVYGVPLVHHVQRYGQPLPLCLQLALRYLRRQCLDQVGLFRKSGVKSRIQALRQMCECSPESVDYEDQCAYDVADMVKQFFRDLPEPLLTSKLGETFLHIYQHVPKEQRLQAVRAAIMIMADENREVLQTLLCFLSDVTSSVEENQMTPMNLAVCLAPSLFHLNVMKNDSLSPRSIQRKYSTGRPDQKDLNENLAATQGLAHMITECNQLFEVPQDMIAQSRNSYVEAEVQAPPLDELCKQLQLHVEEEEEEEEEEEEEEEGSYRCHMEGLIQNLQKEARDNSKCWMNQPTTNNVELAFRKVGDGTPLRRWRVSVEVEAPPSVLLNRVLRERHLWDSDLLQWKVLETLDKQTEVYQYALNSMAPHPSRDFVVLRMWQTDLPNGACALVAVSIDHEDSATMGGVRGIVLESHYLLEPCGSGKSRLIHICRADLKGKSPEWYNKAFGHICAAQAARIRNSFQPLDTEGPETKI; this is encoded by the exons AGTGAGGACTGGGATGAGGACGACCTGCTGGCCATCAGCAACAGATGGACATTTGAGTGGAGCAGCCGCCGCTGGTCACGCCTGCAGGACGTAGATTTCATCCTGGGGGCAAGAGATCTGCGGAGGAATGTGAGCAGTGAGAGTGTCCTGACGGATCTCAGCGAACCTGAGATCTGCTCGCTGCACAGTGAGGACTCTCTTTCTGCCATGCTCGAGTCTGCATCTCACAGCCCTTTAAGCATGCCCCAGTATCAAGATCCACCTTACTACAACACACTCCCTGCAAAGAGTGGTCGACACAAGCGCACTCGCGCCAAGGACTTCCTTCGGCGGATGGAGACTCTGGGCCGCTCTTGGGGGGCATTGCGGGCATGTCCGGAGCGGCGCTCCATCACAATTAGTGGGCCAATTCTGCAGAGTGAACCAGAGGCTCTACGAACGCTACGCTGCATCCAAAATCTTAACGGAGAGACAATTAAGAATGAAAACACACCAACAGCTAGCAACTGTCCATCCTTTTTCACCACCAGTGTAGAGACCAGCCAATCTGAAACTAGCAGCAGCAGTGAGAGCAAGCGCGAGATGAAAAAGCATATtccagaaaaacacaaaaccagCAAACGTGCAGGCATGTATATGGAAAATCTGAATGTGCTTTCTCATAACAGCCAAAAGAGGAGATCAATAGAACAAAATTGCAGAAATGAATTTCATTCATATGAGGATTTGATGGTACACATCCCAAAGGACCACAAGCCTGGGACTTTTCCCAAAGCACTCTCCATTGAAAGTTTGACTCTAGCCAATGGGGAGGCAGGGAAACTGAGTGTTCAAGATTCAGATCAGCATCAGCAATTGAGGAACAGGAAATGGGCAGGGCGTGAGAATCGTCTCATGACACGCTGCTGCCCACGAAGCAGCCGCATTAGCATTTATGACAATGTACCAGGTTCACACCTGTATGCCAGCACTGGAGATTTGATGGACATAGAAAGAGAGGAGGACCTGTTCCCACACCTGGATGACATTCTGCAGCATGTTAATGGCCTGCAGCAGATTGTGGATCACTGGTCCAAAAATGTGCTGCCTGAGGAAGAAGGTGAAGGTAATAGGGGACGGGACCATGCGATAATGAACGCTCAGTCTTCTAGTCAGTTCACGTTGGATTTTGAAGGGACTTCAATGAACACACCTAGTGATGGAGATAGAGATGGAGTTTCTTTGAATGAAACAGATCTTTTAAGCACAAGAGAGCGGCGCGACTCAGGGGTTGGCGCATCACTCACTCGGCCTCG TCTCAGGTGGCCCAGTTTCAGAATATCCAATCGCCTCAGTCAATCCGGAACTACATTACAGATCTCCAGCCAATCAGCAGGCCAGCTCAGCTTGCTGCAAAAGTTCTCATTGCTGCGACTGACAGCCATCATGGagaaatattcagtgtccaacAAGCATGGCTGGACGTG GTCAGTGCCAAAGTTCATGAAGCGGATGAAGGGACCAGATTACAGGGATAAGGGTGTGTATGGAGTGCCTTTAGTTCACCATGTGCAGCGCTACGGCCAGCCTCTACCTCTCTGCCTGCAACTAGCACTGCGCTACCTTCGGAGACAATGCCTTGACCAG GTGGGTCTTTTCCGTAAGTCTGGGGTAAAATCTCGAATCCAAGCACTGAGACAGATGTGTGAATGTTCTCCAGAAAGTGTAGACTATGAGGATCAGTGTGCATACGACGTGGCCGACATGGTAAAGCAGTTTTTCCGAGACCTTCCTGAGCCACTGCTTACCAGCAAACTCGGAGAGACCTTTCTCCATATATATCAGC ACGTCCCTAAAGAGCAGCGCTTGCAGGCAGTGCGTGCCGCCATTATGATAATGGCAGATGAGAACCGTGAAGTGCTGCAGACCCTGCTGTGTTTCCTGAGTGATGTCACTTCCTCTGTAGAGGAGAACCAGATGACGCCGATGAACCTGGCTGTGTGCCTTGCGCCATCTCTATTTCATCTGAATGTTATGAAGAATGACAGCCTTTCACCAAG GTCAATCCAGCGAAAGTATAGCACAGGACGCCCTGACCAAAAGGATCTTAACGAGAACCTTGCTGCCACTCAGGGGCTCGCCCACATGATCACTGAGTGTAATCAACTCTTTGAG GTTCCTCAGGACATGATTGCTCAATCAAGGAACTCATATGTGGAGGCTGAGGTACAGGCGCCCCCTTTGGACGAGCTTTGCAAACAGCTACAGTTACAtgtggaagaggaagaagaagaggaggaggaggaggaggaggaggaggaaggctCCTATCGTTGCCACATGGAGGGGCTGATCCAGAACCTCCAAAAAGAAGCCAGAGACAATTCTAAGTGCTGGATGAACCAACCCACTACTAACAATGTGGAGCTTGCATTCAGAAAG GTGGGTGATGGAACGCCATTGCGGCGGTGGCGCGTCTCGGTTGAAGTGGAGGCTCCACCGTCTGTGCTGCTAAACCGGGTTCTGCGAGAGCGTCACCTGTGGGACAGTGATCTCCTACAGTGGAAGGTTCTAGAGACACTGGATAAGCAGACTGAAGTGTATCAGTATGCACTTAACAGCATGGCTCCTCACCCGAGTAGAGACTTTGTGGTACTCAG gATGTGGCAAACAGACCTACCAAATGGTGCGTGTGCATTAGTGGCAGTTTCCATTGATCACGAAGATAGTGCAACTATGGGAGGAGTTCGGGGCATCGTTCTGGAGTCACACTACCTGCTTGAGCCCTGTGGGTCTGGAAAGTCGAGACTCATACACATCTGCAGAGCAGATCTGAA GGGGAAGTCTCCTGAGTGGTATAACAAAGCCTTTGGCCACATATGTGCTGCCCAGGCAGCTCGCATTCGCAACTCCTTCCAACCTCTGGATACTGAAGGCCCTGAGACCAAGATCTGA